The following are from one region of the Eubacterium sp. MSJ-33 genome:
- a CDS encoding DUF3879 family protein: MSKITDYAFLFQNSSGKSAFNPIGSFQLSQLNSSAVQSQLKAAGINTNSKQYKTVISKMMQNANGMMYTNPAAIKNLMKNYDKDGDYISPATGLAGMDATDIPISQRHVIIDIPEKNRQEMFDNAKREFLEENGIANGDTTKRSDVFYHYQKSAKKRDRLKGTWTLEQYERQYNQAFYDAAKAADPTWKPGKAIKAGALDGITREQIDKSLTVTMGQYGEIFKRGFDLKL, from the coding sequence ATGTCAAAAATTACAGATTATGCTTTTTTGTTTCAAAATTCATCCGGAAAGTCGGCATTTAATCCAATAGGGAGTTTCCAATTATCCCAGCTCAATAGCAGTGCAGTACAATCACAGTTAAAAGCAGCAGGGATTAACACAAACAGCAAACAATATAAAACCGTTATAAGTAAAATGATGCAAAATGCAAACGGAATGATGTATACCAATCCGGCAGCCATAAAGAATTTGATGAAGAACTATGACAAAGATGGGGACTATATTTCTCCGGCAACTGGTCTTGCAGGTATGGACGCAACGGATATTCCTATTTCGCAGAGACACGTGATTATTGATATTCCTGAAAAAAACAGACAGGAAATGTTTGATAATGCAAAACGGGAGTTCCTTGAAGAAAATGGAATTGCAAACGGAGATACTACAAAACGTTCAGATGTGTTTTACCATTATCAAAAGTCTGCAAAGAAGCGGGACAGATTAAAGGGGACGTGGACTTTAGAACAATATGAACGACAGTATAATCAAGCTTTTTATGATGCGGCAAAGGCTGCCGATCCAACATGGAAACCTGGAAAAGCGATAAAAGCAGGTGCGTTGGATGGGATTACAAGAGAGCAAATTGATAAATCATTGACTGTAACGATGGGACAATATGGAGAAATATTCAAGAGAGGTTTTGATCTGAAATTATAA